One region of Pseudomonas glycinae genomic DNA includes:
- a CDS encoding non-ribosomal peptide synthetase translates to MRRLDILLRGRSQALTDLAQELEQHGHSLLTEIAMSVDLVIDDGSLAPQDHGPTPHLNLRLGIGATGVGGLPVLDLLCLCNTTLLSRVPIADEPSGNGQALRQRTLAQVVDEVALLVSRFSRDAEYFQHATAARAPDFEQVENLLFLDGLAYVHRLNATANPGLLQQAQIPVIERLQQSLIEHAERPALHLAEQSISYRQLHDHSRAIQQRLLAMLETQPQPWVVGICLPKCDALFASIVAILGSGAVYLPLEPSHPLQRQQYILENAGAVLLLHDGEHPLSGSMPGLDVCRIDRTDADLSQPLMLRRPRLDAPCMALYTSGTTGHPKGVLLSQANLAHFTAWYADYVQLRAESRVLQFSSLSFDSSLIDIFPTLLEGAELVVPDDNQRRDPLQLVALIRRRQLTHAFLPPALLSILSLEQLQSVGQIMTGGDVCEPFVIEQLTRQGKLHNLYGPTEATVLITARQLQPGDGNRTLGGPIANSQVLILDDDLQPVPEQTVGELFIVGPGVCLGYLNNPQQTAERYLHLELPDGQRLRAYRSGDMAKWGEDGIELCGRRDNQVKIRGFRVEPEEIERCLRESQLYRQIAVVIDSQRRILAFLAQPQSDAARESLKAHAQQFLPDYMQPVAWTELPNMPFAANGKVDRKALLELPISVQDSGPKCLPANADEALLLEIWGELLELPASDISTDESFFNLGGHSILLSRMLLRLREEFGRSISINRFIELPTITKLATLVRGTDDSAVLSAQAMADAERALDIEPLPISRMGDVHKVIVTGANSFVGVHIIEALLGWGASEVACLVRDGGGQTAAQRFAQALRENRLEHLDLSRVRVYSADISRPQLGLADDDFERLDREFGALVHNAANVNHVLDYESLAADNVEPIFELLRLCEGRSKKVFNFVSTLSASSTVDDAGRVLELPAAPTPPIYIRNGYNLSKWVGERILERARERGVRVNLYRPGNISFNSLSGVCQPHKNRLMLMLKGSIQLGQVPAFALNFDLMPVDFLARFIAFHASRYSAERAVFNLHNPEPLSWDAYVASFRETGSEFSLVSVADWQQQLGRVDADNALFGVLGFYLNGFEEDIGDISLIGHANAQAGVQQMGAHYPEKSPALLRRGCDYLKEINFI, encoded by the coding sequence ATGAGACGTCTCGACATTTTGCTGAGGGGCCGCAGCCAGGCCTTGACCGACCTGGCGCAGGAGCTGGAACAACACGGTCATTCATTGCTGACAGAGATTGCTATGTCGGTGGACCTGGTGATCGATGACGGCAGTCTTGCGCCGCAGGATCACGGCCCGACACCGCACCTGAACTTGCGTCTGGGTATCGGCGCAACGGGCGTCGGCGGTTTGCCGGTGCTTGATCTGCTGTGCCTGTGCAACACGACACTGCTGAGCCGCGTGCCCATCGCCGACGAACCGTCCGGTAACGGTCAGGCCCTGCGCCAGCGAACACTGGCGCAGGTGGTGGACGAAGTGGCGCTGCTGGTCAGTCGTTTTTCCCGCGATGCCGAGTATTTCCAGCACGCGACAGCGGCCCGTGCGCCGGACTTCGAGCAGGTGGAAAACCTGCTGTTTCTCGACGGCCTGGCTTACGTCCATCGCCTTAATGCCACGGCCAATCCGGGCTTGTTGCAACAGGCGCAGATCCCGGTGATCGAGCGGCTGCAACAGAGTCTGATCGAGCACGCTGAACGCCCGGCGCTGCACCTCGCCGAGCAGTCGATCAGCTACCGCCAGTTGCATGATCACAGCCGTGCAATCCAGCAACGCTTGCTGGCAATGCTGGAAACACAACCACAACCGTGGGTGGTGGGGATTTGCCTGCCGAAATGCGATGCGCTGTTTGCTTCGATCGTGGCAATTCTCGGCAGCGGCGCGGTGTATTTGCCGCTGGAACCGAGCCATCCGCTTCAGCGCCAGCAGTACATTCTGGAAAACGCCGGGGCTGTATTGTTGCTGCACGACGGCGAACACCCGCTGAGCGGTTCGATGCCGGGGCTGGATGTCTGCCGCATCGACCGTACTGACGCCGATCTATCGCAACCGTTGATGCTTCGCCGGCCCAGACTCGACGCGCCGTGCATGGCGCTCTACACCTCGGGCACTACCGGGCACCCGAAGGGTGTGCTGCTGAGTCAGGCGAACCTGGCCCACTTCACCGCGTGGTACGCCGACTATGTGCAGCTGCGGGCCGAGAGCCGGGTGCTGCAGTTCTCGTCGCTGAGTTTTGACTCGTCGCTGATCGACATTTTCCCGACCTTGCTCGAAGGCGCGGAACTGGTGGTGCCCGACGACAACCAGCGCCGCGATCCGCTGCAACTGGTGGCGCTGATTCGCCGTCGGCAACTGACCCACGCGTTCCTGCCGCCGGCGCTGTTGAGCATCCTGTCGTTGGAACAACTGCAAAGCGTCGGGCAAATCATGACTGGCGGCGACGTCTGCGAGCCGTTCGTGATCGAGCAACTGACGCGCCAAGGCAAGCTGCACAACCTCTACGGCCCGACCGAAGCCACGGTGCTGATCACCGCGCGGCAACTGCAACCGGGCGACGGCAATCGCACCCTCGGCGGGCCGATTGCCAACAGTCAGGTGCTGATCCTCGATGACGATCTGCAACCGGTGCCGGAGCAAACGGTGGGCGAATTGTTCATCGTCGGCCCGGGCGTGTGCCTGGGTTACCTGAACAATCCGCAGCAGACGGCGGAGCGCTATCTGCACCTGGAGCTGCCGGACGGCCAGCGTCTGCGCGCCTACCGCAGCGGCGACATGGCCAAGTGGGGCGAAGACGGCATCGAGCTGTGCGGGCGCCGCGACAATCAGGTGAAGATCCGCGGTTTCCGAGTCGAGCCGGAAGAGATCGAGCGGTGCCTGCGCGAGAGTCAGCTGTATCGGCAAATCGCCGTGGTGATCGACAGTCAGCGGCGAATTCTGGCGTTCCTTGCCCAGCCGCAATCGGATGCCGCGCGGGAGTCTTTGAAAGCTCACGCGCAGCAGTTTTTACCCGACTACATGCAACCGGTGGCATGGACGGAACTGCCGAACATGCCGTTCGCCGCCAATGGCAAAGTCGACCGCAAGGCCTTGCTGGAGCTGCCGATCAGCGTGCAGGACAGCGGCCCCAAATGCCTGCCGGCCAACGCCGACGAAGCGCTGCTGCTGGAGATCTGGGGTGAGTTGCTGGAGTTGCCGGCCAGCGACATTTCCACCGACGAAAGCTTCTTCAATCTCGGCGGGCACTCGATTCTGCTGTCGCGCATGCTCCTGCGTCTGCGGGAGGAATTCGGTCGCAGCATTTCGATCAACCGCTTCATCGAACTGCCGACCATCACCAAGCTCGCCACCCTGGTGCGCGGCACCGATGACAGCGCGGTGCTCAGCGCCCAGGCGATGGCCGACGCCGAGCGAGCGCTGGACATCGAGCCATTGCCGATCAGCCGCATGGGCGATGTGCACAAGGTGATCGTCACCGGCGCCAACAGTTTTGTCGGCGTGCACATCATCGAGGCGCTGCTGGGATGGGGCGCCAGCGAAGTGGCATGTCTGGTGCGCGACGGCGGCGGGCAAACCGCGGCGCAGCGCTTTGCCCAAGCGCTGCGAGAGAACCGGCTGGAGCATCTGGATTTGAGCCGGGTGCGGGTCTATTCGGCGGACATCAGCCGGCCGCAACTGGGCTTGGCCGATGACGATTTCGAGCGACTGGATCGCGAGTTCGGCGCGCTGGTGCACAACGCTGCCAACGTCAATCACGTGCTCGATTACGAGTCGTTGGCGGCGGACAACGTCGAGCCGATTTTCGAACTGCTGCGGCTGTGCGAAGGGCGCAGCAAGAAGGTGTTCAATTTCGTCTCGACGCTGTCGGCCTCCAGCACCGTCGACGACGCAGGCCGGGTGCTGGAACTACCCGCCGCACCGACGCCGCCGATCTACATCCGCAACGGCTACAACCTGTCGAAATGGGTCGGCGAACGCATCCTCGAACGGGCCCGGGAGCGTGGGGTGCGGGTCAATCTGTACCGGCCCGGCAACATCAGTTTCAACAGCCTCAGCGGCGTCTGCCAGCCGCACAAGAACCGTTTGATGCTGATGCTCAAGGGCTCGATCCAGCTCGGTCAGGTGCCGGCCTTCGCGCTGAATTTCGACCTGATGCCGGTGGACTTCCTCGCCCGCTTCATCGCCTTTCACGCCAGCCGTTACTCGGCCGAACGGGCGGTGTTCAACCTGCATAACCCGGAGCCTCTGAGCTGGGATGCCTACGTCGCGTCGTTCCGCGAAACCGGCAGCGAGTTTTCGCTGGTCAGCGTCGCCGACTGGCAACAGCAACTGGGCCGGGTCGATGCCGACAACGCGCTGTTCGGTGTGCTCGGTTTCTACCTCAACGGCTTTGAGGAAGACATCGGCGACATCTCCCTGATCGGCCACGCCAACGCCCAGGCCGGCGTGCAGCAGATGGGCGCGCACTACCCGGAAAAATCCCCGGCGCTGCTGCGTCGCGGCTGCGACTACCTGAAAGAAATCAACTTCATCTGA
- a CDS encoding diiron oxygenase codes for MNAADYQSFADAWESRATIRTRPRRVLEDDARLIYPLSRQPLVLSETFLRECPQQRDFALVQTLYKFINDVVIFETEIVDKTARSIAKNRFAVTFPFACRYDAMTVVVDEDYHALVAMDFMQQTVAMTGIEPIELPNEIELSRAIPAAVELAPPHLRSAVELICVAIAENTVTGDVAAFARDDTVKPSIKGLMADHLLDEGRHSSFWARMVRIYWHTANDADRECIAQILPVFIGHYLTNDIQKSFDLRLIDALPVNDATRCALKDEMAGLAFPINRHHPLVGNIVRFFHNSSLLDTPCVQHALRDYLV; via the coding sequence ATGAATGCCGCCGACTATCAGTCTTTCGCCGATGCCTGGGAAAGCCGCGCGACCATCCGCACCCGGCCGCGCCGCGTGCTGGAGGACGATGCGCGGCTGATCTATCCGCTCAGCCGCCAGCCGTTGGTGCTCAGCGAAACCTTCCTGCGCGAATGCCCGCAGCAGCGTGATTTCGCCCTCGTGCAGACGCTGTACAAATTCATCAACGACGTGGTGATTTTCGAGACCGAAATCGTCGACAAAACCGCCCGCAGCATCGCCAAGAACCGCTTCGCCGTTACCTTCCCGTTCGCCTGTCGTTACGACGCCATGACCGTGGTCGTGGACGAGGATTACCACGCGCTGGTGGCGATGGATTTCATGCAACAGACGGTGGCCATGACCGGCATCGAACCGATCGAGTTGCCGAATGAAATCGAACTGAGCCGGGCGATTCCGGCAGCCGTCGAACTGGCTCCGCCACACCTGCGCAGCGCCGTGGAACTGATCTGCGTGGCCATCGCCGAGAACACCGTGACTGGCGACGTCGCGGCGTTCGCCCGGGACGACACGGTCAAGCCGTCGATCAAGGGCTTGATGGCTGATCACTTGCTCGATGAGGGACGGCACTCGAGTTTCTGGGCGCGGATGGTGCGCATCTACTGGCACACCGCGAACGATGCGGATCGCGAATGCATCGCGCAGATCCTGCCGGTGTTCATCGGCCATTACCTGACCAACGACATCCAGAAGTCTTTCGACCTGCGCCTGATCGACGCCCTGCCGGTCAACGACGCAACCCGCTGCGCACTGAAAGACGAGATGGCCGGGCTGGCCTTCCCGATCAATCGCCACCACCCGCTGGTGGGCAACATCGTGCGGTTTTTTCACAACAGTTCGCTGCTCGACACACCGTGCGTGCAGCACGCCCTGCGCGATTACCTGGTTTGA
- a CDS encoding DUF3050 domain-containing protein, translating to MPTKEQLTLKKSELSVHPIFSEIDSLATLRRFMESHVFAVWDFMSLTKRLQQELTCTRLPWLPPRDPHAARLINEIVLGEESDDRLSHGHYSHFELYLDAMREVGADTTAVERFVTLQQEGVSYDVALQSVEVDPAAARFVRDTLHTALHAPGHSVAAAFLHGRESVIPTMFQRMLDAWGIGVEQAPTFRYYLERHIEVDSEDHGPAAEQLLDRLVDGDPQREVEVYASAIAAVESRIALWDGLRLSMREPLAEVAQ from the coding sequence ATGCCAACCAAAGAGCAACTTACACTCAAAAAATCCGAACTTAGCGTTCATCCAATCTTCTCTGAAATCGATTCACTGGCGACATTGCGCCGGTTCATGGAGTCCCATGTATTTGCCGTCTGGGACTTCATGTCACTGACCAAGCGTCTGCAGCAGGAACTGACCTGCACCCGTCTGCCGTGGTTGCCACCACGGGACCCGCACGCCGCACGACTGATCAACGAAATCGTGCTCGGGGAAGAATCTGACGATCGGCTGTCACACGGGCATTACAGTCACTTCGAACTGTACCTCGATGCGATGCGCGAAGTCGGTGCGGACACGACGGCGGTGGAGCGCTTCGTGACGCTGCAACAGGAAGGCGTGAGTTACGACGTCGCCCTGCAAAGCGTCGAGGTCGATCCGGCGGCGGCGCGGTTCGTCCGTGACACGTTGCACACCGCGCTGCATGCGCCGGGGCACAGCGTGGCTGCCGCCTTCCTGCACGGTCGCGAGAGCGTGATCCCGACCATGTTCCAGCGCATGCTCGATGCCTGGGGCATCGGCGTCGAACAGGCGCCGACCTTCCGCTACTACCTGGAGCGACACATCGAAGTCGACTCCGAAGACCACGGCCCTGCCGCAGAGCAACTGCTGGACCGACTGGTGGACGGCGATCCGCAGCGCGAAGTCGAGGTCTACGCCAGCGCCATCGCCGCCGTGGAAAGCCGCATCGCCCTGTGGGACGGCTTGCGCCTGAGCATGCGCGAACCGCTGGCGGAGGTGGCCCAATGA
- a CDS encoding GntR family transcriptional regulator, translating into MTQKPKPLHSIKVDGPIPAHLARSVIEETLRAAILDGRLPCGTAVRQQDLADLFGVSRMPVREALRQLEAQGLLNVTAHKGAVVAPLIQGDATETYELRILLESEALRQSIPLLTPADHERAASFIEELENEHDYTEIGRLNRLFHMALYSKAPNGRLLRLVEDGLNEEERFLRFNLEAMGLGKISQDDHRALLQAVKERDTAHAVTLLEQHLNRGVEVITRYLTSSAGQSRKAAH; encoded by the coding sequence GTGACCCAGAAGCCCAAGCCACTCCACAGCATCAAAGTCGACGGCCCGATTCCCGCGCATCTGGCGCGCTCGGTCATTGAAGAAACCCTGCGCGCCGCGATTCTCGACGGGCGCCTGCCCTGCGGCACCGCCGTGCGCCAGCAGGATCTGGCCGACCTGTTCGGTGTCAGCCGCATGCCGGTGCGCGAAGCCTTGCGTCAACTCGAGGCACAGGGCCTGCTCAACGTCACTGCCCACAAAGGCGCCGTGGTGGCGCCGCTGATTCAGGGTGACGCAACGGAAACCTACGAGCTGCGCATCCTGCTGGAGTCCGAAGCGCTGCGCCAGTCGATCCCGCTGCTGACCCCGGCCGACCACGAACGCGCCGCCAGCTTCATCGAAGAGCTGGAAAACGAACACGACTACACCGAAATCGGTCGGCTCAACCGTCTGTTTCACATGGCGCTCTACAGCAAGGCGCCCAATGGCCGGCTGTTGCGACTGGTGGAAGACGGCTTGAACGAAGAAGAGCGCTTCCTGCGCTTCAACCTCGAGGCCATGGGCCTGGGCAAAATTTCCCAGGACGATCACCGCGCGTTGTTGCAGGCCGTGAAAGAGCGTGACACCGCGCACGCCGTGACACTGCTGGAGCAGCACCTCAACCGCGGTGTCGAGGTCATCACCCGTTACCTCACCAGCTCCGCCGGCCAAAGCCGCAAAGCGGCGCACTGA
- the lapG gene encoding cysteine protease LapG encodes MAVRFAIPRIARWLAGALLLAGIMLGGLHADWDFSAISRKATALYGPLGAGQQRIDAWQNLLATQKQVSEMEKLKVVNLFFNKQMRYVEDIDLWHEVDYWETPIEALWKGAGDCEDYAIAKYFSLRHLGVASDKLRITYVKALRQNRAHMVLTYYSSPDAMPLVLDSLIDPIKPAAERTDLLPVYSFNAEGLYLPGAKGNKKVGDTKRLSRWQDVLKKMQAEGFPVETTN; translated from the coding sequence TTGGCGGTACGTTTCGCGATCCCACGGATTGCGCGCTGGCTTGCCGGCGCGCTGCTGCTGGCCGGCATCATGCTGGGCGGTCTGCATGCCGATTGGGATTTTTCCGCGATCAGCCGCAAAGCCACGGCGCTATACGGGCCGTTGGGCGCCGGGCAACAGCGGATCGACGCCTGGCAGAATCTGCTGGCTACGCAGAAGCAGGTCAGCGAGATGGAAAAGCTCAAGGTGGTGAACCTGTTTTTCAACAAACAGATGCGCTACGTCGAAGACATCGATCTGTGGCACGAGGTTGATTATTGGGAAACCCCCATCGAAGCCTTGTGGAAAGGCGCCGGTGACTGCGAAGACTATGCGATCGCCAAGTATTTCAGCCTGCGCCACCTCGGTGTGGCCAGTGACAAGTTGCGCATCACCTACGTAAAAGCGCTGCGCCAGAACCGCGCGCACATGGTCCTGACTTACTATTCCAGCCCTGACGCCATGCCGCTGGTGCTCGACAGCCTGATCGACCCGATCAAGCCGGCCGCCGAGCGGACCGATTTGCTGCCGGTCTACTCTTTCAATGCCGAAGGGCTGTACCTGCCGGGCGCCAAGGGCAACAAGAAGGTCGGTGACACCAAACGCCTGTCACGCTGGCAGGATGTGTTGAAGAAAATGCAGGCCGAAGGATTCCCGGTCGAGACGACTAACTAG
- the lapD gene encoding cyclic di-GMP receptor LapD encodes MSLFKQLLIAICLFLVVAFTGSFMVSLESSRTQYVNQLRSHAQDAATALALSLTPNIDDPAMVELLVSSIFDSGYYSSIRVVDLKTDQTIVERNGIPAVTNVPDWFVKLIGLEPAGGDALVSRGWEQAARVEVVSHPMFALAKLWQSALGSLGWLLVCGAVSAVLGALLLRRQLKPLDYMVKQSHAIARREFLSLPDLPRTPELRRVVLAMNQMVEKLKALFQEQAERSEKLRTESYQDNLTGLANRRYFEMQLNARVSNPEQASSGYLLLLRVKDLAGLNQRLGGQRTDELLKAVGEQLSRECAKYPETQNLVTRIRGGEFAVLAPGLTREEALQLAQNLDSALSSLHATGATDVAAVASIGLAPFAHGDSPQAVLSLGDQALAQAEGQGEQNWACLDQSLVADVGDDHHAWHRLLDQALNQRRFELFFQPVVAAQDTQLVLHYKVLSRLLDEQGQTIPAGRFLPWLERFGWTARLDRLMLERVLEQMAGHEESLALNLSSATLADPQALNKVFEILRAHSNLGARLTLEIGEEQLPEQAVLEQLTRRLRELGFSLSLQRFGGRFSMIGNLARLGLAYLKIDGSYIRAIDQESDKRLFIEAIQRAAHSIDLPLIAERVETEGELSVIREMGLYGVQGQLFGEPKPWK; translated from the coding sequence ATGTCTTTGTTCAAACAGCTGTTGATCGCTATCTGTCTGTTCCTGGTGGTCGCCTTCACCGGCAGCTTCATGGTCAGTCTGGAGAGCTCGCGCACCCAGTACGTCAACCAGTTGCGCTCCCACGCCCAGGATGCGGCCACGGCGCTGGCGCTGTCGTTGACGCCGAACATCGATGACCCGGCGATGGTCGAGCTGCTGGTCAGCTCAATCTTCGACAGCGGTTATTACTCGAGCATCCGCGTGGTCGACCTGAAGACCGACCAGACCATCGTCGAGCGCAACGGCATTCCGGCGGTCACCAACGTGCCCGACTGGTTCGTCAAGCTGATCGGCCTGGAGCCGGCCGGTGGCGATGCGCTGGTCAGCCGTGGCTGGGAGCAGGCGGCGCGGGTCGAGGTGGTCAGCCATCCGATGTTCGCCCTGGCCAAGCTCTGGCAGAGCGCACTCGGCAGCCTTGGCTGGCTGCTGGTCTGCGGCGCGGTGAGTGCGGTGCTGGGCGCGTTGTTGTTGCGTCGGCAATTGAAGCCGCTGGATTACATGGTCAAACAATCCCACGCCATCGCCCGCCGCGAATTCCTCAGCCTGCCGGACCTGCCGCGCACGCCTGAGTTGCGCCGCGTAGTGCTGGCGATGAACCAGATGGTCGAGAAGCTCAAGGCGCTTTTCCAGGAGCAGGCCGAACGCAGTGAAAAACTGCGCACCGAGTCCTATCAGGACAACCTCACGGGGTTGGCCAACCGGCGTTATTTCGAGATGCAACTGAATGCGCGGGTGAGCAATCCGGAGCAGGCCAGTTCCGGTTATCTGCTGCTGTTGCGGGTCAAGGATCTGGCTGGTCTGAACCAGCGCCTTGGTGGTCAGCGCACCGATGAATTGTTGAAAGCGGTCGGCGAGCAGCTGTCCCGCGAGTGCGCCAAATACCCGGAAACCCAGAACCTCGTCACCCGTATCCGTGGTGGTGAATTCGCCGTGCTGGCGCCGGGGCTGACCCGCGAAGAGGCGCTGCAACTGGCGCAGAATCTCGACAGCGCCCTGAGCAGCCTGCACGCGACAGGTGCCACCGACGTGGCCGCCGTGGCTTCTATCGGCCTGGCACCGTTCGCTCACGGCGATTCGCCGCAAGCGGTCCTCAGCCTCGGCGATCAGGCGCTGGCCCAGGCCGAAGGGCAGGGCGAGCAGAACTGGGCGTGCCTCGATCAGAGCCTGGTGGCAGACGTCGGTGACGATCACCACGCCTGGCATCGCTTGCTCGATCAGGCGCTGAACCAGCGGCGTTTCGAGCTGTTCTTCCAGCCGGTGGTGGCGGCGCAGGACACGCAACTGGTGCTGCATTACAAAGTGCTGTCGCGCTTGCTCGACGAGCAGGGCCAGACCATTCCCGCCGGGCGCTTCCTGCCGTGGCTGGAGCGCTTCGGCTGGACCGCGCGACTGGATCGGTTGATGCTCGAACGGGTGCTGGAGCAGATGGCCGGACATGAAGAATCGCTGGCGCTGAACCTGTCCTCGGCGACCCTGGCCGATCCGCAGGCATTGAACAAAGTGTTCGAGATTCTGCGGGCGCATTCCAACCTCGGTGCGCGCCTGACCCTGGAAATCGGCGAGGAACAATTGCCGGAGCAAGCAGTGCTGGAACAGTTGACCCGCCGCCTGCGCGAGCTTGGATTCTCCCTGAGCCTGCAGCGTTTCGGCGGGCGCTTCAGCATGATCGGCAACCTGGCGCGGCTGGGGCTGGCGTACCTGAAGATCGACGGCAGCTACATCCGGGCGATCGATCAGGAAAGCGACAAGCGCCTGTTCATCGAAGCGATCCAGCGTGCGGCGCACAGCATCGATCTGCCGTTGATTGCCGAGCGGGTCGAGACGGAAGGGGAATTGTCGGTGATTCGCGAGATGGGGTTGTATGGGGTTCAGGGGCAGCTGTTCGGTGAGCCCAAGCCCTGGAAATAA